A segment of the Cellvibrio sp. KY-YJ-3 genome:
GGCGATGACGCGTTCAAACCTGTGAATGAACTTCAGGCAATGACGGCTGTTGCCGCCCTGCAAGGTGCTAGTTACAAGGTACTCAGCCGCGAGGACAAACCGACACAATCCAAGCCCTCCGCACCGTTTATCACCTCCACACTCCAGCAAGCGGCCAGTACCCGCTTGGGCTTTGGGGTGAAAAAAACCATGATGATGGCCCAGCGTTTGTACGAGGCAGGCTATATCACTTATATGCGTACTGACTCTACCAATCTGAGTAAAGAAGCGGTTGAGTCCTGCCGCGAATACATTCTTGAAAATTTTGGCAAACGTTATTTACCTGAAGCGCCGGTGCTCTACTCAAGTAAAGACGGTGCACAGGAAGCGCATGAGGCGATTCGTCCTTCCAGTGTTGGTGTTATGCCAAATCAGTTGAGTGGTATGGAGCGCGACGCAGAGCGCTTGTATGGCTTGATTTGGCAGCAATTTGTTGCCTGTCAAATGACCCCGGCGGAGTACACCAGTACGAGTGTGGTAGTCGCGGCAGGTGAATATGAGTTGCGTACTCGCGGACGGGTAATTCGCTTTGATGGGTATACCAAGGTGAGCCCACAAGTTGCCAAAAAAGATGAGGATGTTGTCTTACCTGATATGAAAGTCGGTCAGGTATTACCGTTGATCAAGTTGAACCCCCAGCAGCACTTTACCAAGCCTGCGGCGCGTTATACCGAAGCCAGTTTGGTAAAAGAGTTGGAAAAGCGCGCTATTGGTCGTCCATCAACTTACGCGTCAATCATTTCTACTATTCAAGAGCGCGGTTATGTGCGCCAGGAAAATCGTCGCTTTTACGCCGAAAAAATGGGCGATATAGTCACGGAACGATTGGTCGAAAGCTTTGATGATCTTATGGATTACGGTTTTACCGCTAACATGGAAGACTCTCTCGATGTAGTGGCGCAAGGTGGCAAAAACTGGCGCCAATTACTTAATGAGTTTTATGCTGGGTTTAGTAAAAAACTTGCGCTGGCATCCGGTGCCGATAAAGGTATGCGCGCTAATGATCCTACTGAAACCGACATTCCGTGCAGTCTCTGTGGTCGCCATATGCAGATTCGTACCGGTAGCACGGGTGTATTCCTTGGTTGCTCTGGTTATGCGTTACCACCCAAAGAGCGCTGCAAAAACACCATGAATTTGGTGTCTGGTGATGAAGTTATTGATGCCGATGCGGATGAAGAGGCCGAATCTCGTCAGTTGCGCGCCAAGCATCGCTGCAAGTTGTGTAATTCGGCGATGGACTCCTATCTACTGGATGAACATCGCAAGTTACATATTTGCGGCAATAACCCGGATTGTGCGGGTTACGAAGTGGAGCAAGGTAGCTATCGACTGAAGGGGTATGAAGGCCCTACGCTTGAATGCGACAAGTGCGGTAGCGAAATGCAGCTGAAGACTGGGCGTTTTGGCAAGTACTTCGGCTGTACTAATGGCGAGTGCAAAAATACTCGCAAGTTATTGAAAAGTGGGGAAGCAGCACCACCAAAAGTGGATCCGATAGTCATGCCTGAGTTGCGCTGCGAGAAAGTTGATGATCACTATGTGCTGCGTGACGGTGCTGCTGGCTTATTTTTGGCGGCGAGCCAGTTCCCCAAAAACCGTGAAACACGTGCGCCCTTGGTTGAGGAGCTTCTCCCTTATAAGGATCGCATAGATCCCAAGTATCATTTCTTGTTATCAGCTCCAGTTGCTGATCCTGATGGCAATAAGGCAATTATTCGTTTTAGCCGCAAAACTAAAGAACAATATGTACAAACTGAAGTAAATGGAAAGGCAACAGGCTGGAAGGCATTTTTTGCCAATGGCAAATGGCAAGTTCAGAAGTGAGTCAGGGCTTGTGGTAATTGAAGGTAGTTGCCTTTTACTACCAGTAAAGCAGTGTATCTATGGCTATCAGTAATTTCTCTCTGGTTAATCAAAAATTGGCGTTTGCCAAGTCGCTCTGCGACTTGGCCAGAGGTATTGCACCTCCTGCAACCAGTGCAGAGCGTTTGCGTCAAGATGCTGTGCTAAGTAGCGGCGTGTATCAGCTTTCACTGGCCTTTCATTTCTATCTGCGCGAAATTGCCGATAGATGTTTTCTGAAAAATAGTGGCGCCATTAACTCTCTCGCTGAATTGCAGTTGGCGTTGGCCCAGAATGATAAGTTTCTTTCTGAGGTCTCTGAGTTGGATGAGCTTGCAGCGCGTTCTGGCTCTTGGCTTGAACAACTACAGCGGTACGCACAAAATTCGCTGGAGTCTCCACGCAAAGAAAAAGAAAGGAAATCGTTTCAGCAAGATAACCTGATCATTGCTGTAGGGATAACCGCTGAAGAAGAGGTGCAAGCAGTGTGCTTGACTGTCGAACTTCTGGAGTCATGGCAGGATTCATTTCGGGCGCTGGTTTTGCGTCAACGCGATACAAGTGCGGAGTTTTGATAAAAAGTTGAACCTGCAGAATCTCTGTGGCACAATCAGCACCCTTCGCGCCTCAGGGCGATTGGTTTTTATAAAAAACATTAAAAATCAATCAGTTAGGGTGCAGTGAAAATTAGTCAGTGCCTGCATTTATCCTAAATGAGGCAACCAAAAGCGGACGTGGTGAAATTGGTAGACACACCAGGTTTAGGTTCTGGCGCCGCAAGGTGTGAGAGTTCGAGTCTCTCCGTCCGCACCATTTTCCGAGTACGCCTAAGTGTGCTCGATCTAATGCCAAACATTATCAGTTATTTCACGAGGCACATATGCAGGTTTCACTTGAAACGACTTCTGGATTGGAACGCCGCTTGACCGTTGGTGTACCCGCTGAGCAAGTAGAAAACGAAGTTGAAAATCGCTTAAAGCAGGCTGCGCGTAACGTAAGCATCAAAGGTTTTCGCAAGGGTAAGGTGCCTCTTTCCGTTGTGAAGCAACGCTTTGGTGCTGGTATTCGTCAGGAAGTGGTTGGCGACGTGATTAGTCGCTCTTTCTATGCTGCTGTGCAAAAAGAAAATGTAAAGCCAGCCGGTCAGCCCTCTATTCAGCCAAAACAGTTGGCTGCAGGTAAAGACCTGGAATATATCGCTACCTTTGAGGTGTATCCAAGTGTTGAACTGAGTGATCTTTCTGCTTATGAGATCACTAAATACAACGCTGAAGTCACCGAGGCTGACGTAGACAACATGATCGAAGTTTTGCGTAAGCATCAGGCGACTTGGTCAGTGGTTGACCGCGCTGCCGCAGATGGTGATCAAGTTAATATCAATTTTGTTGGTACTAAAGACGGCGTTGAATTCGCTGGCGGCAAGGCTGATAACCACGCGTTACTGCTTGGATCCAAATCTATG
Coding sequences within it:
- a CDS encoding DUF6586 family protein produces the protein MAISNFSLVNQKLAFAKSLCDLARGIAPPATSAERLRQDAVLSSGVYQLSLAFHFYLREIADRCFLKNSGAINSLAELQLALAQNDKFLSEVSELDELAARSGSWLEQLQRYAQNSLESPRKEKERKSFQQDNLIIAVGITAEEEVQAVCLTVELLESWQDSFRALVLRQRDTSAEF
- the topA gene encoding type I DNA topoisomerase; its protein translation is MGKSLVIVESPAKAKTINKYLGNDFIVKSSIGHIRDLPTSGGAKPVDAKERAKQAAATRKMSAEDKATYQAKKSKSQLINRMGIDPENNWEATYEILPGKEKVVEELKKLAEKADMVYLATDLDREGEAIAWHLREAIGGDESRYRRVVFNEITKTAIQNAFKTPGPIDQNRVDAQQARRFLDRVVGYMVSPLLWEKVARGLSAGRVQSVAVRLVVEREREIRAFIPEEYWTLFADLQADKNQQASFEVKKFGDDAFKPVNELQAMTAVAALQGASYKVLSREDKPTQSKPSAPFITSTLQQAASTRLGFGVKKTMMMAQRLYEAGYITYMRTDSTNLSKEAVESCREYILENFGKRYLPEAPVLYSSKDGAQEAHEAIRPSSVGVMPNQLSGMERDAERLYGLIWQQFVACQMTPAEYTSTSVVVAAGEYELRTRGRVIRFDGYTKVSPQVAKKDEDVVLPDMKVGQVLPLIKLNPQQHFTKPAARYTEASLVKELEKRAIGRPSTYASIISTIQERGYVRQENRRFYAEKMGDIVTERLVESFDDLMDYGFTANMEDSLDVVAQGGKNWRQLLNEFYAGFSKKLALASGADKGMRANDPTETDIPCSLCGRHMQIRTGSTGVFLGCSGYALPPKERCKNTMNLVSGDEVIDADADEEAESRQLRAKHRCKLCNSAMDSYLLDEHRKLHICGNNPDCAGYEVEQGSYRLKGYEGPTLECDKCGSEMQLKTGRFGKYFGCTNGECKNTRKLLKSGEAAPPKVDPIVMPELRCEKVDDHYVLRDGAAGLFLAASQFPKNRETRAPLVEELLPYKDRIDPKYHFLLSAPVADPDGNKAIIRFSRKTKEQYVQTEVNGKATGWKAFFANGKWQVQK